A DNA window from Rossellomorea marisflavi contains the following coding sequences:
- a CDS encoding phytoene/squalene synthase family protein — MNRISAAYDHCESVIKHHSKTFFRAFSLLPKNQRRAVWAVYAFCRKADDIVDEGSPPEVLDRFEREFESFLEGTFEEQPIWIALDDVFKRFNMDREAFRDMIKGQRMDLAGRRYMKMDDVLDYSYHVASTVGLMLLPILAPGKERELREDGIYLGYALQLTNILRDVGEDLDRGRLYLPQDLLVKHECSVEDLREGRTTEAFRLVWEEMAGMAEHYYSLSMRTIGLYPIYSRAPVKGAALLYKEILNEVRKNGYDVFSKKNFVSGDEKEKIISTIS; from the coding sequence ATGAACAGGATTTCGGCAGCATACGATCACTGTGAATCGGTGATCAAACATCATTCAAAAACATTTTTCAGGGCATTTTCCCTCCTGCCGAAGAATCAGCGCAGAGCAGTGTGGGCGGTATACGCTTTTTGCCGTAAAGCGGACGATATCGTGGATGAGGGCAGTCCTCCTGAAGTATTGGATCGATTCGAGAGAGAATTTGAGTCCTTTCTTGAAGGGACTTTTGAAGAGCAACCGATTTGGATTGCCCTCGATGATGTCTTCAAGCGCTTCAATATGGACCGGGAAGCGTTCCGGGATATGATTAAAGGACAGCGCATGGACCTTGCCGGCAGGAGATATATGAAGATGGATGATGTGTTGGATTATTCCTACCATGTAGCGAGCACGGTCGGACTCATGCTCCTTCCGATCCTTGCGCCAGGCAAGGAAAGAGAACTGCGTGAAGACGGGATTTATCTAGGTTATGCCCTGCAACTGACGAATATCTTGAGGGATGTCGGTGAAGATCTGGACAGGGGCAGGCTCTATCTTCCTCAGGATCTGCTGGTAAAGCACGAGTGCTCGGTGGAAGATCTGCGTGAAGGGCGGACTACAGAAGCGTTCCGTCTCGTCTGGGAAGAAATGGCCGGTATGGCGGAACACTATTACAGTCTATCCATGAGGACGATCGGCCTTTATCCGATCTACTCCAGGGCTCCTGTAAAGGGCGCGGCCCTTCTGTATAAGGAAATCCTTAATGAAGTACGTAAGAATGGTTATGATGTCTTCTCAAAAAAGAACTTTGTATCTGGTGATGAAAAGGAAAAAATCATCTCGACGATATCATAA
- a CDS encoding phytoene desaturase family protein: protein MKVAVAGSGIGGLITGLLLAKNGHTVTIFEKEKDIGGRLAFVTKGDYKIDKGPTIVLLPDMLMSILADAGVNTEEIELIRCDPLYGIHFPDGQTYRKFADLETQMDEIRREFPGDEEGFKRFMADMDERFAIGEPQFLQSSFLGIKDYMNPKTIGSLIKLKAYRTVMSNLRTYFSHERLQMSYGLQSLYIGGNPYSTPAIYSLVSFSEHKHGIYYIKGGYASILEPVRKACERLGVEIKTSCPVEKILVKDGKAKGIRSDEGDFLADAVVVNGDFPGTHSLMERPSDKKYKPSSGCVLFYMGVKGTYPDKDLHQFYLNEHFSKNMKEIFEKGKVPSEPSFYVFNPSIVDESLAPEGNSVLYVLVPVPASEKIDWEDASGYLSSYILDTMEESGFDDLRGRLNWMETRTPDQARQEGLYAGGSFGIAPALGQSGPFRPQVQPFPEKNVFAVGASTHPGGGVPIVMQGAKLVEQAVQRYFEEELERKDVTMDEQDFGSIRSL from the coding sequence ATGAAGGTCGCTGTAGCAGGCTCGGGAATCGGCGGGTTGATTACAGGATTGCTCCTTGCGAAGAATGGTCACACTGTGACGATCTTTGAAAAAGAAAAGGACATTGGAGGCAGACTTGCGTTTGTCACCAAGGGGGACTATAAGATCGATAAAGGCCCGACGATCGTACTGCTGCCCGACATGTTGATGTCCATTCTTGCCGATGCGGGTGTGAATACAGAAGAAATCGAGCTCATACGCTGCGATCCCCTCTATGGAATTCACTTCCCCGACGGGCAGACCTACAGGAAATTTGCGGATCTTGAAACGCAGATGGATGAAATACGTCGGGAGTTCCCCGGGGATGAGGAAGGTTTCAAGAGATTCATGGCTGATATGGATGAACGGTTTGCCATCGGGGAACCACAATTCCTCCAGTCCTCCTTCCTTGGTATAAAAGACTATATGAATCCAAAGACGATCGGCTCCCTCATAAAGCTCAAAGCCTACCGAACAGTCATGTCGAACCTGAGAACATACTTTTCCCATGAGCGGTTACAGATGTCATATGGATTGCAATCCCTCTATATTGGAGGGAACCCTTATTCCACTCCCGCCATCTACAGTCTTGTGTCCTTCAGTGAACATAAGCACGGAATCTACTATATTAAAGGCGGGTATGCGAGTATACTTGAACCGGTCAGAAAGGCATGCGAGAGACTCGGGGTGGAGATCAAAACCTCGTGTCCGGTCGAGAAAATCCTTGTAAAGGATGGCAAGGCGAAGGGGATCCGGTCAGATGAGGGAGACTTTCTGGCCGATGCTGTCGTAGTGAACGGTGATTTTCCCGGTACCCATTCCCTCATGGAACGTCCATCCGATAAAAAATATAAGCCTTCTTCCGGATGCGTCCTGTTTTATATGGGAGTCAAAGGTACCTACCCTGATAAAGATCTTCACCAGTTTTACCTCAATGAACATTTTTCGAAAAATATGAAGGAGATCTTCGAGAAAGGGAAAGTGCCCTCAGAACCCTCATTTTACGTCTTCAATCCATCCATCGTGGACGAATCCCTTGCACCCGAGGGGAACAGTGTCCTCTACGTTCTGGTCCCTGTTCCCGCATCTGAAAAGATTGATTGGGAGGACGCTTCTGGATATCTTTCGTCCTATATTTTAGATACAATGGAAGAGAGCGGATTCGACGATTTGAGGGGGCGGCTGAATTGGATGGAAACAAGGACGCCTGATCAGGCCAGGCAGGAAGGGCTGTATGCAGGAGGAAGTTTTGGCATAGCCCCTGCTCTTGGACAATCCGGTCCTTTCCGTCCACAGGTGCAGCCGTTTCCGGAGAAGAATGTGTTTGCTGTCGGAGCATCAACCCATCCCGGTGGGGGTGTGCCCATTGTCATGCAAGGGGCAAAACTGGTTGAACAGGCCGTACAGAGATATTTTGAAGAGGAATTAGAAAGGAAGGATGTGACCATGGATGAACAGGATTTCGGCAGCATACGATCACTGTGA
- a CDS encoding phytoene desaturase family protein has product MSKNVIVIGAGPGGLASAMLLASKGYEVDVYEKHSFVGGRNGAIKQDGYTFDIGPTFLGMPEIAEELFEAAGKNLHDYVDLKELPMMYELKFKDKDVKMYRDPEQLKKEIERHFPGNGKGYERFMNDTRKKMDRLKPILQSPMDQYYQYISWKVLRALPQLSLGKSLYSVLSDYFTDHELRLSFTFQSKYLGMSPWECPGAFSILSFMEHEYGVFHPIGGVNQLSEAMAKVVRENGGKIHLSTGIKKLWLDGKNVKGVILENGERVSADEVVINGDFAHVMTNLVDDGVLKKYSKEKLSKKKYSCSTFMIYLGLDKKYDLPHHTILFADDYKKNVEEITKTMELSEDPSIYVQNASVTDPTLAPEGHSTLYVLAPVPNNMSEIDWADNQEDFKELVIRSLEERAGLEDIRSHIRFEKVLDPHQWEIDFNIYKGATFNLGHQLTQMMALRPHNKFEELDHCWLVGGGTHPGSGLPTILESARITTSIMMKEDASRTSAAHREMEEAL; this is encoded by the coding sequence ATGTCCAAAAATGTGATTGTCATCGGAGCGGGACCTGGAGGTTTGGCTTCTGCCATGCTTCTGGCCAGTAAAGGATATGAAGTCGATGTATACGAAAAGCACTCCTTTGTTGGCGGTCGTAACGGTGCCATCAAACAAGACGGATATACATTTGATATCGGGCCGACGTTCCTAGGCATGCCGGAGATTGCGGAGGAACTTTTTGAAGCGGCAGGGAAAAACCTTCATGATTATGTGGATCTGAAGGAGCTGCCCATGATGTACGAACTGAAATTCAAAGATAAAGATGTGAAAATGTACAGGGACCCAGAACAATTGAAAAAGGAAATCGAGCGACATTTTCCTGGGAACGGAAAAGGGTACGAGCGATTCATGAATGATACACGCAAGAAGATGGACCGCTTGAAACCCATCCTTCAGAGCCCGATGGACCAATACTATCAATATATCAGCTGGAAAGTCTTGCGGGCCCTGCCTCAGCTTTCCCTCGGTAAGTCACTCTACAGTGTGCTGAGTGATTACTTCACCGATCACGAACTGAGACTTTCATTTACCTTTCAGTCCAAATATTTGGGTATGTCACCTTGGGAATGTCCCGGGGCTTTCTCCATCCTTTCTTTCATGGAACACGAGTACGGTGTATTTCATCCCATCGGCGGGGTGAATCAACTTTCAGAAGCGATGGCGAAAGTCGTAAGAGAGAACGGAGGAAAGATCCATCTCTCGACGGGGATCAAAAAGCTTTGGCTTGACGGGAAAAACGTCAAGGGGGTCATCCTGGAAAATGGGGAGAGGGTATCAGCCGATGAAGTGGTCATTAACGGTGACTTCGCCCACGTGATGACGAATTTGGTGGATGACGGTGTGCTGAAGAAGTACAGCAAAGAAAAGCTTTCAAAGAAAAAATATTCCTGCTCCACCTTCATGATCTACCTAGGACTCGATAAAAAATATGACCTGCCTCATCATACGATCCTTTTCGCCGATGATTACAAAAAAAACGTAGAAGAGATCACGAAAACGATGGAGTTGTCAGAAGATCCCTCCATCTATGTTCAGAATGCGTCCGTGACGGATCCCACCCTCGCCCCGGAAGGCCACTCGACGCTTTATGTCCTGGCCCCGGTACCGAATAATATGAGTGAAATCGATTGGGCAGATAACCAGGAAGACTTCAAGGAGCTCGTGATTCGTTCTCTGGAGGAGAGAGCCGGCCTCGAGGATATCCGGAGTCATATCCGGTTCGAGAAGGTGCTGGATCCCCATCAATGGGAGATCGACTTTAACATCTACAAAGGAGCAACCTTCAATCTTGGTCATCAGCTTACCCAAATGATGGCCCTCAGACCTCATAATAAATTCGAGGAGCTTGATCACTGCTGGCTTGTCGGTGGGGGGACCCATCCGGGCAGCGGTCTGCCGACGATACTCGAATCGGCCCGGATCACCACGTCCATCATGATGAAGGAAGACGCATCCAGGACTTCGGCTGCTCACAGGGAAATGGAGGAAGCACTATGA